A single region of the Brachypodium distachyon strain Bd21 chromosome 3, Brachypodium_distachyon_v3.0, whole genome shotgun sequence genome encodes:
- the LOC100829601 gene encoding pentatricopeptide repeat-containing protein At1g61870, mitochondrial, translating to MAAAAALRRTLAPAPALLLRRQVLLRLLSTQPQQPQPAAATSPAELVRIKNSIRSAATGPDDLATLFLRALPNQAFLGDRPIFSLAVTRLASAGRRDLVFSILSSSLTALPAPHPSEGFLIRLISLYAAAGMPQHSLSTFRLVKPATDRVFSALLAAYHDTAQHDLAVTAFRDLPAELSFQPGVVSHNVLLKSMVATGDVAGARQVFDEMADKAGVQPDIVSCNEVLRGYLKTADYAAFDQLFKEIAGGKRRLKPNVTTYNLRMAALCAKGRSFEAEELLDVMGANGVPPNRESFNTVIGGLCKEGEVGAAAALFKRMPEVPRPNGKGVSPNFETYIMLLEALVEKRVFSPALEVCKECLANKWAPPFQAVKGLIQGLVKSRKVKQAKELGMAMRKATKGDAKAEWENVESAIFPQGLADSTA from the coding sequence atggccgccgccgccgccctccgccggACGCTCGCGCCGGCCCcggctctcctcctccgccgccaggtCCTCTTGCGCCTCCTATCCACCCAACCCCAGCAGCCccaacccgccgccgccaccagtcCGGCCGAGCTCGTACGCATCAAGAACTCCATccgcagcgccgccacggGCCCCGACGACCTGGCCACCCTCTTCCTCAGGGCGCTCCCCAACCAGGCCTTCCTCGGCGACCGCCCCATCTTCTCCCTCGCCGTCAcccgcctcgcctccgccggccgccgcgacctcgtcttctccatcctctcctcctccctcacGGCCCTCCCGGCGCCGCACCCCTCCGAGGGCTTCCTCATCCGCCTCATCTCCctctacgccgccgccgggatgCCCCAGCACTCCCTCTCCACCTTCCGCCTCGTCAAGCCGGCCACCGACCGGGTCTTCTccgcgctcctcgccgcctacCACGACACGGCGCAGCACGACCTCGCCGTCACGGCCTTCCGCGACCTCCCCGCCGAGCTCTCCTTCCAGCCGGGGGTCGTCTCCCACAACGTCCTTCTCAAGTCCATGGTCGCCACGGGCGacgtcgccggcgcccgccaggtgttcgacgaaatggcTGACAAGGCCGGCGTGCAGCCGGACATTGTCTCCTGCAACGAGGTCCTCAGGGGCTACCTCAAAACAGCTGACTACGCCGCGTTCGACCAGTTGTTCAAGGAGATCGCTGGCGGCAAGAGGCGGCTCAAGCCCAACGTCACGACCTACAACCTCCGGATGGCTGCGCTGTGTGCCAAAGGGAGGAGCTTCGAGGCCGAGGAGTTGCTGGACGTCATGGGCGCAAACGGCGTCCCGCCCAACCGCGAGAGCTTCAACACCGTCATCGGGGGCCTCTGCAAGGAAGGGGAGGTGGGCGCTGCTGCGGCGCTGTTCAAGAGGATGCCCGAGGTGCCAAGGCCGAACGGGAAAGGCGTGTCGCCCAATTTCGAGACCTACATCATGCTGCTCGAGGCGCTGGTCGAGAAGCGCGTGTTTAGCCCCGCGCTGGAGGTGTGCAAGGAGTGCCTGGCCAACAAGTGGGCGCCGCCGTTCCAGGCCGTCAAAGGTTTGATTCAAGGGCTGGTGAAGAGCAGGAAGGTGAAGCAAGCAAAGGAGCTCGGCATGGCGATGAGGAAGGCCACAAAGGGCGATGCCAAAGCGGAGTGGGAGAATGTCGAGTCTGCTATATTTCCACAGGGGCTTGCTGATAGCACGGCGTAA
- the LOC100829908 gene encoding probable ubiquitin-like-specific protease 2A isoform X3 — protein MDSSHETTVEVVMATPAMYSGCSNSDASFDGYQHTGMMSGIQAVEEDEFGSTQLPKEIIADSEEEGSLSSSPETSSTSNYGYIQQDLQNISNALHEMVDKEGPVVLNPDFAFCDSALHLLPHLTFSSEGFKIEHFDMASCEDDEMMTSLCWDVCDIVSIGCKWTASVESAFITLLVGSSAKATNSGPVRVEFCLTDPHWPRKQEKIWHLASRYQEIWNTPSISISEDFAPESWSIEPSLFYPKQYFFGTSDFEDIIYPKGEPDAVSISSRDVELLLPETFVNDTIIDFYIKYLSTRIETTVKRRFHFFNSFFFRKLKDLDKDQGRAPEGRTAFLRVRKWTRKIDIFAKDFLFIPVNFNLHWSLIVICHPGEVATYEDDETKVPGKVPCILHMDSLKDSHSGLKDIVQSYLWEEWKERHPESALDISDKFLNLRFVSLELPQQDNSFDCGLFLLHYVELFLMDVPSSFNPLKIDVHSSFLSDDWFVPAEASLKRSLIRKLIHELVTEPSPNFPKLACGLEQLNERHQRSEHTEQEGAREFPALGCSVGEPDTVCQIPETCPQSTSICLNDSERGLPLSGSILETGEVAMFAVQNMLVCPPDSDSVVCLPSPGAKNKSLLADLDSQLDLRSCAEALEGDGCVVKDKDTYEESVLDSLHNNQKNSSQAEVNVLGVMDSKELSLEANGSEVEDDCDDSQDMDSFMMLDASKDDTGPDAESTGGEAEHGRCDLPDVMDCVATGDINGDSEQINIAEVENGSRDDMGSVAEGEMSKDVDVHSAETNIVAESEDTKHEDTRVDVRAEDATKEDDTNETSAAVNEQHVSSEPKEGRNTDSRNGTNEACADGEDNARDNLAAVPPCEDDAPRSAATEKLHLGSGTSSAGDETVVAEGSSSSKPSDATKRALPDKCSQDDAAAAEECGEAKLQEHYYKRRKVSAPEE, from the exons ATG GATTCATCCCATGAAACAACCGTCGAAGTGGTGATGGCAACTCCGGCAATGTACAGTGGTTGCAGCAATTCCGATGCTAGCTTTGATGGATATCAACATACAGGGATGATGTCAGGAATTCAGGCTGTGGAAGAAGATGAGTTTGGCAGTACGCAACTCCCCAAG GAAATAATTGCCGattcggaggaggaaggaagctTGTCATCTAGCCCTGAAACTTCATCTACCAGTAATTACG GTTACATACAACAAGATTTGCAGAATATCTCCAATGCTTTGCATGAAATG GTTGACAAAGAAGGACCTGTTGTGCTTAATCCTGATTTTGCATTTTGCGACTCAGCCTTGCATCTTCTGCCTCACCTAACTTTTTCATCAGAAGGGTTCAAGATTGAACATTTTGATATGGCTTCATGTGAAGATGATGAGATGATGACAAGTCTATGTTGGGATGTTTGTGACATCGTTAGCATCGGTTGTAAATGGACTGCGAGT GTGGaatctgcctttataactctcCTTGTTGGATCCAGTGCAAAAGCCACAAATTCAG GTCCTGTCAGGGTGGAATTTTGTCTTACAGATCCACACTGGCCACGGAAGCAAGAAAAGATTTGGCATCTTGCATCACGATACCAAGAGATTTGGAACACTCCATC CATATCTATCAGCGAGGATTTTGCACCGGAGAGTTGGAGCATTGAACCCAGTTTATTTTACCCTAAGCAATACTTTTTTGG CACTTCAGACTTTGAAGACATTATCTATCCTAAAGGAGAGCCAGATGCTGTTTCCATTAGCAGCAGAGATGTTGAGCTGCTTCTTCCTGAAACATTCGTCAATGACACAATAATTGACTTCTATATCAA ATACTTAAGCACAAGAATCGAAACAACTGTAAAGCGCAGGTTCCACTTCTTTAATAGCTTCTTTTTTCGCAAGCTGAAGGATCTTGACAAAGATCAAGGGAGAGCTCCAGAAGGTAGAACAGCATTTTTACGTGTTCGCAAATGGACCCGCAAAATAGACATATTTGCGAAGGATTTTCTATTTATTCCAGTGAACTTCAA CTTGCATTGGAGCTTAATTGTGATTTGTCATCCTGGAGAAGTGGCAACATATGAGG ATGATGAAACCAAGGTACCTGGTAAAGTTCCATGTATATTACACATGGATTCTCTTAAAGATAGTCATAGTGGACTGAAGGACATTGTTCAAAG CTATCTATGGGAAGAGTGGAAGGAAAGGCACCCTGAATCAGCATTAGATATTTCAGACAAATTCTTAAACCTGAGATTTGTCTCCCTTGAG CTCCCTCAGCAAGATAATTCATTTGACTGTGGCCTGTTCCTTCTCCATTATGTGGAACTCTTTCTGATGGATGTTCCCAGTAGCTTCAACCCGTTAAAGATTGATGTACACTCAAGCTTT CTCAGTGATGATTGGTTTGTACCCGCTGAAGCTTCTCTGAAGCGCTCACTGATACGAAAGTTAATCCATGAGCTAGTGACAGAACCTTCTCCAAATTTTCCAAAACTAGCCTGTGGTCTCGAGCAGCTTAATGAAAGACATCAAAGAAGTGAACATACTGAACAGGAAGGAGCTAGAGAGTTCCCTGCTCTGGGGTGCTCTGTTGGTGAACCCGACACAGTTTGCCAAATTCCTGAAACATGTCCACAATCCACATCCATCTGCTTGAATGATTCTGAAAGGGGTCTACCTCTTTCAGGAAGCATTTTGGAGACTGGAGAGGTTGCAATGTTTGCTGTACAAAATATGCTG GTATGTCCACCAGACAGTGATAGTGTCGTCTGCCTGCCAAGCCCGGGTGCGAAAAATAAGTCACTTCTTGCAGATTTGGATAGTCAACTTGATCTGAGATCATGTGCTGAAGCGTTAGAGGGTGATGGTTGTGTGGTAAAAGACAAGGACACTTATGAGGAATCTGTTCTCGATTCTTTGCATAATAACCAAAAAAATTCCAGCCAGGCAGAAGTTAATGTGCTTGGTGTTATGGACTCCAAAGAACTTTCTTTAGAGGCAAACGGAAGTGAAGTTGAGGATGATTGTGATGATTCCCAAGATATGGATTCTTTCATGATGCTTGATGCCAGCAAAGATGACACTGGACCTGATGCAGAAAGCACCGGAGGCGAAGCTGAGCATGGCAGATGTGATCTTCCTGATGTCATGGATTGTGTTGCGACCGGTGATATAAACGGGGATTCTGAGCAAATAAACATTGCTGAAGTCGAGAATGGCAGCAGAGATGACATGGGTTCAGTTGCGGAAGGTGAAATGAGCAAAGACGTTGATGTGCATTCTGCTGAAACGAATATTGTTGCCGAATCTGAGGACACGAAACATGAAGATACTCGTGTGGATGTCAGGGCAGAAGATGCTACGAAAGAAGATGACACCAACGAAACCAGCGCAGCTGTGAATGAGCAGCATGTTTCATCCGAGCCGAAAGAGGGGAGGAATACTGACAGCAGAAACGGGACCAACGAAGCTTGCGCAGACGGCGAGGACAACGCTCGCGATAACTTGGCAGCAGTTCCTCCTTGTGAAGATGATGCGCCCCGCAGCGCCGCCACTGAGAAGCTACATCTTGGTAGCGGCACCTCCAGTGCAGGGGATGAAACTGTTGTTGCCGagggcagcagcagtagcaaaCCTTCAGACGCTACTAAAAGAGCTCTTCCCGACAAGTGCTCACAGgatgatgcagcagcagcagaagagtGCGGCGAAGCAAAGCTGCAAGAGCATTACTACAAACGCCGCAAGGTTTCGGCGCCGGAAGAGTAG
- the LOC100830212 gene encoding uncharacterized protein LOC100830212, with protein MMNVLSSGHPQNLQLLRVNHDGISPRGRPPRKCLALPPVVDHQLRQRGRAVAVRSAIDGGAGGTSSSGKDDEEEEEKRRRKEQEGMTSNRDELERLVGGAEDDMFSGLDLANLIRKKYGRSYDVTLIRKEFMGRNLLAMNVMWKYREQRSFPLTEEEYLLRLDDVATSLRCWGAVAHVRNSLDRSKDRPRIGKAVSIFIDMDDTGTGARSNEWIYK; from the exons ATGATGAATGTGCTGTCTAGCGGCCACCCCCAAAACCTGCAGCTGCTGCGGGTCAACCACGACGGAATTTCACCCAGAGGCAGGCCACCCAGAAAATGCCTAGCTCTACCACCTGTTGTTGATCATCAACTCCGCCAGAGAGGCCGAGCTGTGGCCGTCAGATCCGCCATCGACGGCGGTGCTGGTGGAACATCGAGCAGCGGCAaagacgacgaagaagaagaagagaagcgaAGAAGAAAGGAGCAAGAG GGAATGACCTCCAACAGGGATGAGCTGGAGAGACTGGTGGGTGGGGCCGAGGACGACATGTTCAGTGGCCTCGACCTCGCCAACCTCATCAGGAAGAAGTATGGCAGGTCCTACGACGTCACGCTCATCCGGAAG GAGTTCATGGGGCGGAACCTGCTGGCCATGAACGTGATGTGGAAGTACAGGGAGCAGCGGTCGTTCCCGCTGACGGAGGAGGAGTACCTGCTCCGGCTGGACGACGTGGCCACCTCGCTCCGGTGTTGGGGCGCCGTCGCCCACGTCCGGAACTCGCTCGACAGGTCCAAGGACAGGCCCCGCATCGGCAAGGCTGTCAGCATCTTTATCGACATGGACGACACCGGCACCGGAGCCCGCTCCAATGAGTGGATCTACAAGTAG
- the LOC100829908 gene encoding probable ubiquitin-like-specific protease 2A isoform X1, whose protein sequence is MNQDSSHETTVEVVMATPAMYSGCSNSDASFDGYQHTGMMSGIQAVEEDEFGSTQLPKEIIADSEEEGSLSSSPETSSTSNYGYIQQDLQNISNALHEMVDKEGPVVLNPDFAFCDSALHLLPHLTFSSEGFKIEHFDMASCEDDEMMTSLCWDVCDIVSIGCKWTASVESAFITLLVGSSAKATNSGPVRVEFCLTDPHWPRKQEKIWHLASRYQEIWNTPSISISEDFAPESWSIEPSLFYPKQYFFGTSDFEDIIYPKGEPDAVSISSRDVELLLPETFVNDTIIDFYIKYLSTRIETTVKRRFHFFNSFFFRKLKDLDKDQGRAPEGRTAFLRVRKWTRKIDIFAKDFLFIPVNFNLHWSLIVICHPGEVATYEDDETKVPGKVPCILHMDSLKDSHSGLKDIVQSYLWEEWKERHPESALDISDKFLNLRFVSLELPQQDNSFDCGLFLLHYVELFLMDVPSSFNPLKIDVHSSFLSDDWFVPAEASLKRSLIRKLIHELVTEPSPNFPKLACGLEQLNERHQRSEHTEQEGAREFPALGCSVGEPDTVCQIPETCPQSTSICLNDSERGLPLSGSILETGEVAMFAVQNMLVCPPDSDSVVCLPSPGAKNKSLLADLDSQLDLRSCAEALEGDGCVVKDKDTYEESVLDSLHNNQKNSSQAEVNVLGVMDSKELSLEANGSEVEDDCDDSQDMDSFMMLDASKDDTGPDAESTGGEAEHGRCDLPDVMDCVATGDINGDSEQINIAEVENGSRDDMGSVAEGEMSKDVDVHSAETNIVAESEDTKHEDTRVDVRAEDATKEDDTNETSAAVNEQHVSSEPKEGRNTDSRNGTNEACADGEDNARDNLAAVPPCEDDAPRSAATEKLHLGSGTSSAGDETVVAEGSSSSKPSDATKRALPDKCSQDDAAAAEECGEAKLQEHYYKRRKVSAPEE, encoded by the exons ATGAACCAGGATTCATCCCATGAAACAACCGTCGAAGTGGTGATGGCAACTCCGGCAATGTACAGTGGTTGCAGCAATTCCGATGCTAGCTTTGATGGATATCAACATACAGGGATGATGTCAGGAATTCAGGCTGTGGAAGAAGATGAGTTTGGCAGTACGCAACTCCCCAAG GAAATAATTGCCGattcggaggaggaaggaagctTGTCATCTAGCCCTGAAACTTCATCTACCAGTAATTACG GTTACATACAACAAGATTTGCAGAATATCTCCAATGCTTTGCATGAAATG GTTGACAAAGAAGGACCTGTTGTGCTTAATCCTGATTTTGCATTTTGCGACTCAGCCTTGCATCTTCTGCCTCACCTAACTTTTTCATCAGAAGGGTTCAAGATTGAACATTTTGATATGGCTTCATGTGAAGATGATGAGATGATGACAAGTCTATGTTGGGATGTTTGTGACATCGTTAGCATCGGTTGTAAATGGACTGCGAGT GTGGaatctgcctttataactctcCTTGTTGGATCCAGTGCAAAAGCCACAAATTCAG GTCCTGTCAGGGTGGAATTTTGTCTTACAGATCCACACTGGCCACGGAAGCAAGAAAAGATTTGGCATCTTGCATCACGATACCAAGAGATTTGGAACACTCCATC CATATCTATCAGCGAGGATTTTGCACCGGAGAGTTGGAGCATTGAACCCAGTTTATTTTACCCTAAGCAATACTTTTTTGG CACTTCAGACTTTGAAGACATTATCTATCCTAAAGGAGAGCCAGATGCTGTTTCCATTAGCAGCAGAGATGTTGAGCTGCTTCTTCCTGAAACATTCGTCAATGACACAATAATTGACTTCTATATCAA ATACTTAAGCACAAGAATCGAAACAACTGTAAAGCGCAGGTTCCACTTCTTTAATAGCTTCTTTTTTCGCAAGCTGAAGGATCTTGACAAAGATCAAGGGAGAGCTCCAGAAGGTAGAACAGCATTTTTACGTGTTCGCAAATGGACCCGCAAAATAGACATATTTGCGAAGGATTTTCTATTTATTCCAGTGAACTTCAA CTTGCATTGGAGCTTAATTGTGATTTGTCATCCTGGAGAAGTGGCAACATATGAGG ATGATGAAACCAAGGTACCTGGTAAAGTTCCATGTATATTACACATGGATTCTCTTAAAGATAGTCATAGTGGACTGAAGGACATTGTTCAAAG CTATCTATGGGAAGAGTGGAAGGAAAGGCACCCTGAATCAGCATTAGATATTTCAGACAAATTCTTAAACCTGAGATTTGTCTCCCTTGAG CTCCCTCAGCAAGATAATTCATTTGACTGTGGCCTGTTCCTTCTCCATTATGTGGAACTCTTTCTGATGGATGTTCCCAGTAGCTTCAACCCGTTAAAGATTGATGTACACTCAAGCTTT CTCAGTGATGATTGGTTTGTACCCGCTGAAGCTTCTCTGAAGCGCTCACTGATACGAAAGTTAATCCATGAGCTAGTGACAGAACCTTCTCCAAATTTTCCAAAACTAGCCTGTGGTCTCGAGCAGCTTAATGAAAGACATCAAAGAAGTGAACATACTGAACAGGAAGGAGCTAGAGAGTTCCCTGCTCTGGGGTGCTCTGTTGGTGAACCCGACACAGTTTGCCAAATTCCTGAAACATGTCCACAATCCACATCCATCTGCTTGAATGATTCTGAAAGGGGTCTACCTCTTTCAGGAAGCATTTTGGAGACTGGAGAGGTTGCAATGTTTGCTGTACAAAATATGCTG GTATGTCCACCAGACAGTGATAGTGTCGTCTGCCTGCCAAGCCCGGGTGCGAAAAATAAGTCACTTCTTGCAGATTTGGATAGTCAACTTGATCTGAGATCATGTGCTGAAGCGTTAGAGGGTGATGGTTGTGTGGTAAAAGACAAGGACACTTATGAGGAATCTGTTCTCGATTCTTTGCATAATAACCAAAAAAATTCCAGCCAGGCAGAAGTTAATGTGCTTGGTGTTATGGACTCCAAAGAACTTTCTTTAGAGGCAAACGGAAGTGAAGTTGAGGATGATTGTGATGATTCCCAAGATATGGATTCTTTCATGATGCTTGATGCCAGCAAAGATGACACTGGACCTGATGCAGAAAGCACCGGAGGCGAAGCTGAGCATGGCAGATGTGATCTTCCTGATGTCATGGATTGTGTTGCGACCGGTGATATAAACGGGGATTCTGAGCAAATAAACATTGCTGAAGTCGAGAATGGCAGCAGAGATGACATGGGTTCAGTTGCGGAAGGTGAAATGAGCAAAGACGTTGATGTGCATTCTGCTGAAACGAATATTGTTGCCGAATCTGAGGACACGAAACATGAAGATACTCGTGTGGATGTCAGGGCAGAAGATGCTACGAAAGAAGATGACACCAACGAAACCAGCGCAGCTGTGAATGAGCAGCATGTTTCATCCGAGCCGAAAGAGGGGAGGAATACTGACAGCAGAAACGGGACCAACGAAGCTTGCGCAGACGGCGAGGACAACGCTCGCGATAACTTGGCAGCAGTTCCTCCTTGTGAAGATGATGCGCCCCGCAGCGCCGCCACTGAGAAGCTACATCTTGGTAGCGGCACCTCCAGTGCAGGGGATGAAACTGTTGTTGCCGagggcagcagcagtagcaaaCCTTCAGACGCTACTAAAAGAGCTCTTCCCGACAAGTGCTCACAGgatgatgcagcagcagcagaagagtGCGGCGAAGCAAAGCTGCAAGAGCATTACTACAAACGCCGCAAGGTTTCGGCGCCGGAAGAGTAG
- the LOC100829908 gene encoding probable ubiquitin-like-specific protease 2A isoform X2 → MNQDSSHETTVEVVMATPAMYSGCSNSDASFDGYQHTGMMSGIQAVEEDEFGSTQLPKEIIADSEEEGSLSSSPETSSTSNYGYIQQDLQNISNALHEMVDKEGPVVLNPDFAFCDSALHLLPHLTFSSEGFKIEHFDMASCEDDEMMTSLCWDVCDIVSIGCKWTASVESAFITLLVGSSAKATNSGPVRVEFCLTDPHWPRKQEKIWHLASRYQEIWNTPSEDFAPESWSIEPSLFYPKQYFFGTSDFEDIIYPKGEPDAVSISSRDVELLLPETFVNDTIIDFYIKYLSTRIETTVKRRFHFFNSFFFRKLKDLDKDQGRAPEGRTAFLRVRKWTRKIDIFAKDFLFIPVNFNLHWSLIVICHPGEVATYEDDETKVPGKVPCILHMDSLKDSHSGLKDIVQSYLWEEWKERHPESALDISDKFLNLRFVSLELPQQDNSFDCGLFLLHYVELFLMDVPSSFNPLKIDVHSSFLSDDWFVPAEASLKRSLIRKLIHELVTEPSPNFPKLACGLEQLNERHQRSEHTEQEGAREFPALGCSVGEPDTVCQIPETCPQSTSICLNDSERGLPLSGSILETGEVAMFAVQNMLVCPPDSDSVVCLPSPGAKNKSLLADLDSQLDLRSCAEALEGDGCVVKDKDTYEESVLDSLHNNQKNSSQAEVNVLGVMDSKELSLEANGSEVEDDCDDSQDMDSFMMLDASKDDTGPDAESTGGEAEHGRCDLPDVMDCVATGDINGDSEQINIAEVENGSRDDMGSVAEGEMSKDVDVHSAETNIVAESEDTKHEDTRVDVRAEDATKEDDTNETSAAVNEQHVSSEPKEGRNTDSRNGTNEACADGEDNARDNLAAVPPCEDDAPRSAATEKLHLGSGTSSAGDETVVAEGSSSSKPSDATKRALPDKCSQDDAAAAEECGEAKLQEHYYKRRKVSAPEE, encoded by the exons ATGAACCAGGATTCATCCCATGAAACAACCGTCGAAGTGGTGATGGCAACTCCGGCAATGTACAGTGGTTGCAGCAATTCCGATGCTAGCTTTGATGGATATCAACATACAGGGATGATGTCAGGAATTCAGGCTGTGGAAGAAGATGAGTTTGGCAGTACGCAACTCCCCAAG GAAATAATTGCCGattcggaggaggaaggaagctTGTCATCTAGCCCTGAAACTTCATCTACCAGTAATTACG GTTACATACAACAAGATTTGCAGAATATCTCCAATGCTTTGCATGAAATG GTTGACAAAGAAGGACCTGTTGTGCTTAATCCTGATTTTGCATTTTGCGACTCAGCCTTGCATCTTCTGCCTCACCTAACTTTTTCATCAGAAGGGTTCAAGATTGAACATTTTGATATGGCTTCATGTGAAGATGATGAGATGATGACAAGTCTATGTTGGGATGTTTGTGACATCGTTAGCATCGGTTGTAAATGGACTGCGAGT GTGGaatctgcctttataactctcCTTGTTGGATCCAGTGCAAAAGCCACAAATTCAG GTCCTGTCAGGGTGGAATTTTGTCTTACAGATCCACACTGGCCACGGAAGCAAGAAAAGATTTGGCATCTTGCATCACGATACCAAGAGATTTGGAACACTCCATC CGAGGATTTTGCACCGGAGAGTTGGAGCATTGAACCCAGTTTATTTTACCCTAAGCAATACTTTTTTGG CACTTCAGACTTTGAAGACATTATCTATCCTAAAGGAGAGCCAGATGCTGTTTCCATTAGCAGCAGAGATGTTGAGCTGCTTCTTCCTGAAACATTCGTCAATGACACAATAATTGACTTCTATATCAA ATACTTAAGCACAAGAATCGAAACAACTGTAAAGCGCAGGTTCCACTTCTTTAATAGCTTCTTTTTTCGCAAGCTGAAGGATCTTGACAAAGATCAAGGGAGAGCTCCAGAAGGTAGAACAGCATTTTTACGTGTTCGCAAATGGACCCGCAAAATAGACATATTTGCGAAGGATTTTCTATTTATTCCAGTGAACTTCAA CTTGCATTGGAGCTTAATTGTGATTTGTCATCCTGGAGAAGTGGCAACATATGAGG ATGATGAAACCAAGGTACCTGGTAAAGTTCCATGTATATTACACATGGATTCTCTTAAAGATAGTCATAGTGGACTGAAGGACATTGTTCAAAG CTATCTATGGGAAGAGTGGAAGGAAAGGCACCCTGAATCAGCATTAGATATTTCAGACAAATTCTTAAACCTGAGATTTGTCTCCCTTGAG CTCCCTCAGCAAGATAATTCATTTGACTGTGGCCTGTTCCTTCTCCATTATGTGGAACTCTTTCTGATGGATGTTCCCAGTAGCTTCAACCCGTTAAAGATTGATGTACACTCAAGCTTT CTCAGTGATGATTGGTTTGTACCCGCTGAAGCTTCTCTGAAGCGCTCACTGATACGAAAGTTAATCCATGAGCTAGTGACAGAACCTTCTCCAAATTTTCCAAAACTAGCCTGTGGTCTCGAGCAGCTTAATGAAAGACATCAAAGAAGTGAACATACTGAACAGGAAGGAGCTAGAGAGTTCCCTGCTCTGGGGTGCTCTGTTGGTGAACCCGACACAGTTTGCCAAATTCCTGAAACATGTCCACAATCCACATCCATCTGCTTGAATGATTCTGAAAGGGGTCTACCTCTTTCAGGAAGCATTTTGGAGACTGGAGAGGTTGCAATGTTTGCTGTACAAAATATGCTG GTATGTCCACCAGACAGTGATAGTGTCGTCTGCCTGCCAAGCCCGGGTGCGAAAAATAAGTCACTTCTTGCAGATTTGGATAGTCAACTTGATCTGAGATCATGTGCTGAAGCGTTAGAGGGTGATGGTTGTGTGGTAAAAGACAAGGACACTTATGAGGAATCTGTTCTCGATTCTTTGCATAATAACCAAAAAAATTCCAGCCAGGCAGAAGTTAATGTGCTTGGTGTTATGGACTCCAAAGAACTTTCTTTAGAGGCAAACGGAAGTGAAGTTGAGGATGATTGTGATGATTCCCAAGATATGGATTCTTTCATGATGCTTGATGCCAGCAAAGATGACACTGGACCTGATGCAGAAAGCACCGGAGGCGAAGCTGAGCATGGCAGATGTGATCTTCCTGATGTCATGGATTGTGTTGCGACCGGTGATATAAACGGGGATTCTGAGCAAATAAACATTGCTGAAGTCGAGAATGGCAGCAGAGATGACATGGGTTCAGTTGCGGAAGGTGAAATGAGCAAAGACGTTGATGTGCATTCTGCTGAAACGAATATTGTTGCCGAATCTGAGGACACGAAACATGAAGATACTCGTGTGGATGTCAGGGCAGAAGATGCTACGAAAGAAGATGACACCAACGAAACCAGCGCAGCTGTGAATGAGCAGCATGTTTCATCCGAGCCGAAAGAGGGGAGGAATACTGACAGCAGAAACGGGACCAACGAAGCTTGCGCAGACGGCGAGGACAACGCTCGCGATAACTTGGCAGCAGTTCCTCCTTGTGAAGATGATGCGCCCCGCAGCGCCGCCACTGAGAAGCTACATCTTGGTAGCGGCACCTCCAGTGCAGGGGATGAAACTGTTGTTGCCGagggcagcagcagtagcaaaCCTTCAGACGCTACTAAAAGAGCTCTTCCCGACAAGTGCTCACAGgatgatgcagcagcagcagaagagtGCGGCGAAGCAAAGCTGCAAGAGCATTACTACAAACGCCGCAAGGTTTCGGCGCCGGAAGAGTAG